From the genome of Lutra lutra chromosome 8, mLutLut1.2, whole genome shotgun sequence:
CCAGGGACTCGGGTATAGGTCAGAGCTCCCAGGCCCTTGTTCCCTAAAGCTCATCACTCAgcctttcttcccatgattctgcTTGGTTTCTCTTTGCCCCAACTCTTATCCATTGCCCTAGCAGAGACTCACATATGCCTTTAAATGGTTTGGACACTGAATGTCCTTCAGTAGCCACCTCACTACTGGGAGGGTTGGTAGAAAGCAACAAGTCACAGAGGAATCCAAGGGTCTGGACTAGGTGTGTCCCTCTCCTGAGATGGGGACATCTGTGAGAGAAACAGGTGGCCAGCTGGTGGGGCGGGGTGCAGGCACCTGATGTGGACAGGACAGATGGGGTAGGTGAGGCCGAGACCCCCAGGGTATGTTCCTGACATCTGGACTGAACTGATCTTCAAAGCTGCCAATTGGCTGGGAACATCTTCAGgctgaggaggaaaatgaggggagcagaggagacTGAGGAGGCTCGGCTTAGACAGGAAAGGGCTGATCCACTCCTTTAGCGGAAAAGTATATCAGGTCCAGGCTCTTGAGCCCAAGTCCAAAACTTGAGCCCATTGTGCttcatgaaataagccagtccctAAACGACTGATACTGGAGGACCCACTAGTGAGGGACAGAGAACACTCAAACTCATAGAGGTGGAAGGAggtgctggggttggggaggggaaatgggggaTTCAGGTCTCATGGGTAGAGGTTCAGCTTGGGATGATGAAGTGGTGATGATGGACGAAGGTGGCAGGTGCAGAACAGTGAGTGTATCTATTGCCACTGAATTGGACCCTGGAACATGCTTAACAGTACCAGTTGTACGTCAGTTCCAGCACAATAAGAAAGAAGTAAGGCAGGAGACGGGGTGAGGCAGGAGGACGGGTCCATCGCAAGTCCCAAGAGGGCCAGGATCCTGTATCTTAGTTCTCACTCTCATGCTCTGTGCCCTGTTGGAGCTcacagcaggcactcagtgaATGCTCGGTAAGACGCCGTGCAGGCAGATGAGGGCACAAGTGCAGACCCACTGGTGGGCGCCGGGGAATCTCAATGGGATGTGCATCCAGACTGAGTGAGCGCCCACATTTCACAAGCACCAGCACAGAAATAGCCATTTACAACCAAGGCAGGTGACCATAAGCTGTATTACAAGGCTGTGACCATCAAGACGGTATGGTatcggcacaaaaacagacgcatagatcaatggaacagaatagagaacccagaaatggaccttcaactttatggtcaactaatctttgacaaagcaggaaagaatgtccaatggaaaaaagtatcttcaataaatggtgctgggaacatgggacagccacatgcagaagaatgaaactggaccattcccttataccatacacaaaaatagactccaaatggatgaaagacctcaggtGAGTCAGGAattcatccaaatccttgaggagaagagaggcagaaacctctttgacctcagccacagcaatttcttgctagacaggtctccaaaggcaagggaaacaaaagccaaaataaactgtTGGTatttcatcaagatagaaagtttttgcacagcaaaggaaaccttcaacaaaacaaaaagacaaccaacagaatgagagaagatatttggaaatgacctatcagataaagagTATCTAAAATCTAGatagaacttaccaaactcaacacccagagaacaaataatccaatcaagaaataagcagaagaaatgaacagatgtttctccaaagaagacatccaaatggacaacagacacaaaAAAAGCCACGGTGGGTCCCACAGGTCCTCCGGGGATAGTACCTTGGTGGGCTTGTGGTACCAGTAGGTACCTGTTCAAGTGGCTCTTGTCACACCACACAATCTTGATCCCATTGGCCAGGTCGAACCTCATTGCCTGGTGACAGGCCAAGGTCAGTCGGTGaacctccacccccaaccccccaaaaaaggtCCCTATGTAGTGAACTTCGCCCTGGTCTCCGGGGATGTGGGCCTGGGACTGTGGCCAGTGCTGGTAGCTGAAGTCTTCATGGGACATCCGGTAGAAACTGGGGTGCAGGATGCCAAAGAGGAGGGACAGGATTTTCATGCCCATGTGATCACAGAACTTCACGTCCACATCCGCACACAGCAAGTCATCCACCTCACAGTGGAAGTGCTGCTCACAGAAGCGGCTGACCATCGCCATGTGCTGCATGGACACATCCTGCCACTGAGAGGCATGGGGACCACGAGGACCACCACCCTCCAGCACTCCCGGCGGGGCACACAGGCCCAGCAGCCCGCTGGTCAATGAAGACCTAGTGATCCTGTGTCCCACCATGATGGGCTTCTGTGCCCTCTGCAGGAACAGCTCCAGGAAGACCACCTATCTACAGGGATGAGGGACAAGGTGGGAGGAGGGTCACTgccagaggctggaggcaggacCCCAAACCTGGGGCCCATGGACATGTGCACCTTCTTCAAGGGGACAGACCCTGGGCTGCTTTAAGCAACAGCCACTCTCCCAGCCTGTCATGAGCAAGTCTGCTCATGGAGCCTCCCTACCTTCCACTCCCAGAGATGGGGGCCATCAGCAACCCATCATGCAAAGGGGAGCCTGAGGCTTCAGAGGTGGGAAACCAACCCCATGGTCAGCATGCTGGAGCCAGGAACAGTCCCTCTTCTGAGATCCCAGGCAAACCCTGCAGGTGCCCTCTCCTGGCTGACCCCCTGCAGCTCTGTCCCCACCTGCCAGGAGAGGAGCACCTTGCGGCACAGCCTTCCTTTCTATGGCCTACAGACTGGCTAGAATCAGCACAGCTGGCCTTCTGCCCTAGTTTGCTTGGAGTGGGCTGTTGCTGGCCCCCACAGAGCTGTCTCCACTCCCATAGGGTCCTCCCGTGAAGGCTACGGGGCCTCTTGCTGACAAGGTCCCATCAGTCAACCACTGCTATTCCTAGGAGGGTCACCCTCAAACTCCCCCAGATCAGAAATCAGGTCCAGCCCATGTGCAGGGTATGGGAAAGAGGACAGCTGGAAGAAGAGGGGGCTTGCTTAAGCCTCAGCCATGAATCCAAGAGTGGAAGCTTCCAGGTCCAGGTCTACATCTCCACAACCCCAAGAAGTTGGAAGTTTTGTCTCTCTGAGGGGACTGCCTGTGGGGACAGCAGGTTCCCCATTGTCAGCAAGGGTGACGAGCCCCCctgagactgatttttttaaggttttatttatttatttatttgacagagagagagagagacagctagagagggaacacaagcagggcgagtgggagaggaagaagcatgctccctgctgagcagggagcccgacatgatGGGATTTGatctgaggaccccaggatcacaacctgagccaaaggcagatgcttaatgactgagctacccaggcaccttgaGACTGATTTTTCACATGGGCACTAAGGTTACTTCCCTGTGCCTGCCCCATACCTGGCAGGTTAGTAAATTGTTCACACAGAGAAAGTAGGGCACAACATTTAAATAGGGGATAAGGCCACACTCACCCCGCAGACATGAGTTAGGTCAACAAGGGGCAAGTCCAGGTCCAGCCAATGGTGGAACACCCAGACATGaagcagggggagaaaagagTGCCCCTGGCAGTGGACAGAGAGCACGTAAAGGCTTGGAATCACATCCGAGGCACATGTACAATGACCACATACCTAGGGGGCCCAGGGGTGGATGGCGGGGAAGGGTACAGTGGGagaggtgaggctggagaggaCAGGCAGCTGGGGAGTGGATCACAGAGAGTCTCAAAGTTTATGTTCtgaaaagatcactctggttAATGGAGAAGAATGGGCTCTGTACAGCAGAGGACAGGGAGACCCTAACCctaagccctaaccctaaccccatCCTAACCCTAatcaaacatcattctcaatTCTGAGGACTGATAGCTCTACTCTGAAATCACAAACAAATCCATTATGCTGGCTTTCACTCCTTGCTCAGTATTGTGCTGAAAGTTCTACCCAGAACAAGAAGGCAGGAAATAAGGAACCCACATGTGAAAGGAAACAGTAGAACTAGGTCTATTCAGAGATCAGAGACAGCATCTTCTTATACAGAGAGCTTcctaaagaatcaacaaaaaatgaTTACAGCCAGTTCCCTAATTCTGCAAAGTTATAGGACAAAatatcaatacacaaaaatctctCTTATTTGTATACACTAGAAAGGAATCatccaaaaaggaatttaagaaaacaattccattttaagGAACATCAACATTGACTAAATACTTAGGGATAGATGTAATCAAGGTGTACATCTTGTACaccaaaaattacaaaacatcgCTGAAAGAAAGTAAGGGAAAACTAAATAAATCTGAGGACACCCCATGGTGATGAAAAGACATACTATTGATAAGATGACAACAGTACACAATACAATGTGGAAATTGAATGTGTTCCCAAGGAATTTCACAAAGGCCTTTGGGAAGAAATGCACAAGCTAATCGTAACAGTCATATGGAATTTTAAGGAACCACAAGATAAccaaaaccattttgaaaaaaaaaaaaaatcaaaggtgaAAGGCATACTTCCAAAGTTTAAATCTTAATATGAAGcaacagcaaataaaacattGTGATACTGTCATAAAGGTATGCCAACACCCTGatacaagtaatacattatatgctaattaattgaatttaaattttaaaaaatttaaataaataaaatgttttaagtgtgCATATAGATTAGTGGGATttaactgagagcccagaaataaaacccttCATCTATGGTCCTCTTAATTTTGACAAGTGGACAACATTACATTGGGGGGACAGTATGTTCTTTTCAACAAAGGGTGCTAGACAACTGGCTACCCATGTACAGAGGAATGGAACTGGATCCGTACCTCACACCACATATAcatattaactcaaaataagtTAAAGGATTAAATGCAAGGGGTAAaattagataaatagataaaataatatccTCAAAATTAAATAACTGTCCTggaagcctgggtgactcagttggttcaCGGTCTGACTCTTATTTTTGGGTCAcatcatgatctccgggtcatgagattgagcccaacatcaggctccacactgagtgtgggacctgcttaagtttctttccttctctctctgctcctgtccACTTCCAGactctctcccactcactcttaaaaaagaaatgtaaaaaaaattaaaaatatttgtacatcaGAAGATACtatccagaaagtgaaaagacagcccccagaatggaaggaaatatttgtacattatttATCTAATAAGAGACTGTCgcccagaatatgtaaagagcttttaCACCTcctcaacaaaaagacaaccccattttttaaatggacgAAGGACTTGGATAGACCCTTCTCCAGGGAAATCATAAAATGGTGAATAGCACATGAATAGATGTTAAACATCATTAGTCTTTATGGAAATGAAAACTCACCAGTTAGATTTCCTTTTACACAAGTAGAATCACTatgatcaataaaactaaaaataataaaatgatgttGAGAAACTAAAACCCTTAAACCTCGCTTGTGAAAAATGATGCAGTCTATGTATAAAACAgtttgtggggtgcctgagtggctcagtcactgggggtctgcctttggctcaggtcatgatctcggggtcctgggaccgagccctgcatcaggctctctgctctgcagggggcctgcttccccctctctctctgcctgcctctctgcctacttgtgatatctctctctctgtcaaatgaataaataaaatctttaaaaaaaaacagtttgtaaTTCACTCAAATAGATCAAAGCAGAATTACCAGATGGTTCAACAATTATACTCCTAGATGTATACCCCCAATATTGAAAACACtggttcaaacaaacaaaaatgtacaggAATATTTGTAGCAGCGGTGTTCACAATGGTTCACAAAATGGTTCACAAAAACCAGAAACTATGCAAATGTCCATTCATGGggaaaaggataaacaaaatgaggtgGATCCATAAATGGCTATCTTGTTCTGCCTTATAAAGGAATGAAGCAAAATGGTTCATTTGGGAGGGAAATATGGTGATTTCTTAAGATATTAAACACAGAATTCCACTGCAGCCTATATGCCCCCCCAAATTGAAAGTAGAAGTACCCTTATTTAGAGCAGCATttctcacaacagccaaaaggcgGAAGCTACCCAAGCGTCCACTGACAGATGGACAGTTAAACAAACTGTGCTTTATGCACCGTGGAAcatgattcagccttaaaaacgAAGGGGGTTATGACACAGGCTACAACACGGGTTGAACCTGGAAgtcattatgctgagtgaaatcagccAGTCATGGAAGGACagatattgtatgatctcacttaactGAGGTGTCTGGGACACACGGCTGGATGTGGCTGCAGGGGCCGAGGGGAAAGGACAATGGGGAGTTGGTGTTTCATGCATGCAGACTCCCTCATGGagaatgagaaagttctggagaatgATGTACAACCGTGGGAACTCAGCTAAGGCCAGAGAACTGTGGAACTGAAGTGTTTTAAGGAGTCAACGTTCTTATGTTCAGTCACCTTGGAAAAGTGAATGAAGGACTAATGCATGTCACAACATGGGCGGACACTGAAGACAGCCCTGGCAACATAAGCGATATAGAAATAGCCCTcataggctatcattgaaaatagaaggagagattaaaagcttccaggacaaacaaaaactgaaagaatttgcaaataccaaaccagctctacaggaaatattgaaaggggtcctctaagcaaagagagaccctaaaagtagtagatcagaaagaaacagagacaatatacaataacagtcaccttacaggcaatacagtggcactaaattcatatctctcaatacttaccctgaatgttaatgggctaaatgccccaatcaaaagacacagggtatcagaatggatcaaaaaacaaaacccatctatatgttgcctacaagaaactcatcttaaacccgaaaacacctccaggtttaaagtgagggggtggaaaagaatttaccatgctaatggacatcagaagaaagcaggagtggcaatccttatatcagatcaattagattttaagccaaagactataataagagatgaggaaggacactatatcatactcaaaggaactgtccaacaagaagatctaacaattttaaatatctatgcccctaatgtgggagcagccaactatataaaccaattaataacaaaatcaaagaaacacatcgacaataatacaataatagtaggggattttaacactcccctcactgaaatggacagatcatccaagcaaaagatcaacaaggaaatcaaggccttaaatgaaacactggaccagatggacatcacagatatattcagaacatttcatcccaaagcaacagaatacacattcttctctactgcacatggaacattctccagaatagatcacattcttggtcctaaatcaagtctcaaccggtatcaaaagattgggatcattccctgcatattttcagaccacaatgctctaaagctagaactcaatcacaagaggaaatttggaaagaacccaaatacatggagactaaacagcatccttctaaagaatgaatgggtcaaccaggaaattaaagaagaattgaaaaaatttatggaaacaaatgataatgaaaacacaacggttcagaatctgtgggacacaacaaaggcagtcctgagaggaaaatatatagcggtacaagcctttctcaagacacaagaaaggtctcaggtacacaacctaaccctacacctaaaggagctggagaaagaacaagaaagaaaccctaaacccagcaggagaagagaaatcataaagattagagcagaaatcaatgaaatagaaaccaaaaaaacaatagaacaaatcaacgaaactaggagctggttctttgaaagaattaataagattgataaaccccagagactatggactctgaaaaacgatctgggaattttgaaggggtggggggtgggaggttggggcaccaggtggtgggtattgtggagggcacagattgcatggagcactgggtgctgttatgctgaaaaaataaaaaaattattaaaaaaaaaaaaaaaaaaaaaaaaagattgataaacccctggccagacttatcaaaagaaaagagaaaggacccaaatcaataaaatcatgaatgaaagaggagagatcacaacgaacaccaaagaaaaacag
Proteins encoded in this window:
- the LOC125106295 gene encoding LOW QUALITY PROTEIN: histo-blood group ABO system transferase 2-like (The sequence of the model RefSeq protein was modified relative to this genomic sequence to represent the inferred CDS: deleted 1 base in 1 codon), which gives rise to MWRRILEAQVVFLELFLQRAQKPIMVGHRITRSSLTSGLLGLCAPPGVLEGGGPRGPHASQWQDVSMQHMAMVSRFCEQHFHCEVDDLLCADVDVKFCDHMGMKILSLLFGILHPSFYRMSHEDFSYQHWPQSQAHIPGDQGEVHYIGTFFGGLGVEVHRLTLACHQAMRFDLANGIKIVWCDKSHLNRYLLYHKPTKVLSPEDLWDPPIWMNS